A window of Cryptomeria japonica chromosome 3, Sugi_1.0, whole genome shotgun sequence contains these coding sequences:
- the LOC131067789 gene encoding ABC transporter E family member 2 isoform X2, with protein MTDRLTRIAIVSSDRCKPKKCRQECKKCCPVVMTGKLCVEVSSASKIAFISEELCIGCGICVKKCPFEAIQIINLPKDLDKDTTHRYGPNTFKLHRLPVPRPGQVLGLVGTNGIGKSTALKVLAGKLKPNLGRFKNPPDWNDILTHFRGSELQNYFTRILEDNLKAKIKPQYVDHIPKAVQGNVGEVLSQKDERDVKAEVCVDLDLNQVIDRNVGDLSGGELQRFAIAVVAIQNADIYMFDEPSSYLDVKQRLKAAQVVRSLLRPNSYVIVVEHDLSVLDYLSDFICCLYGKPGVYGVVTLPFSVREGINIFLAGFVPTENLRFRDESLTFKVAETPQESAEEIKSYARYRYPSMSKTQGDFKLSVKEGEFTDSQIVVMLGENGTGKTTFIRMLAGLLKPDTVENSEVEIPEFNVSYKPQKISPKFQSTVRHLLHQKIRDSYTHPQFNTDVMKPLQIEQLMDQEVVNLSGGELQRVALCLCLGKLL; from the exons GAAAGCTTTGTGTAGAGGTTTCATCTGCCTCTAAAATAGCCTTTATATCAGAGGAGTTGTGCATTGGTTGTGGTATCTGTGTTAAG AAATGCCCATTTGAAGCTATCCAGATCATTAACCTACCAAAAGATCTAGATAAAGATACAACACATCGATATGGGCCAAACACCTTCAAGCTTCACAG GTTGCCTGTACCAAGACCAGGACAGGTGTTGGGACTTGTTGGGACCAATGGTATTGGGAAGTCTACTGCACTTAAAGTCCTTGCTGGAAAACTGAAGCCCAATCTTGGCAGGTTCAAA AATCCTCCTGATTGGAATGATATTCTCACACATTTCCGAGGATCAGAGCTACAGAACTATTTCACTCGAATTTTAGAAGATAATCTGAAG GCAAAAATCAAACCTCAATATGTTGATCACATACCAAAGGCAGTACAAGGGAATGTGGGCGAAGTGCTTTCCCAAAAGGATGAAAGAGATGTGAAAGCTGAAGTTTGCGTTGATCTTGACTTGAATCAGGTTATTGATAGGAATGTTGGTGATTTATCTGGAGGGGAATTGCAGCGGTTTGCAATTGCAGTAGTGGCAATTCAAAATGCTGATATATATATGTTTGATGAGCCCTCAAGTTATCTTGATGTAAAGCAACGACTTAAAGCTGCGCAAGTTGTCCGATCTCTGCTTAGGCCTAACAG CTATGTTATTGTTGTTGAGCATGACCTTAGTGTCCTTGATTACTTATCGGACTTCATTTGCTGCCTCTACGGAAAGCCTGGAGTGTATGGGGTGGTAACACTTCCATTTTCAGTAAGAGAAGGCATCAACATCTTTTTGGCTGGGTTTGTTCCCACTGAAAATCTTCGATTTCGAGATGAATCGCTGACATTCAAG GTTGCAGAGACACCACAAGAAAGTGCAGAAGAAATAAAAAGCTATGCACGGTACAGATATCCAAGCATGTCAAAAACTCAGGGTGATTTCAAGCTTAGCGTAAAAGAGGGAGAATTTACAGATTCTCAGATTGTTGTAATGTTGGGAGAAAATGGAACAGGAAAGACTACTTTCATACGCATGCTG GCTGGCTTGTTGAAGCCAGATACAGTTGAAAATTCAGAGGTGGAGATACCTGAATTTAATGTCTCATATAAGCCACAGAAGATCAGCCCAAAGTTTCAGTCAACTGTGAGGCATTTATTGCACCAAAAGATTCGTGATTCATACACACATCCTCAGTTCAATACTGATGTCATGAAGCCCCTTCAAATTGAACAACTCATGGATCAAGAAGTTGTAAATCTTTCTGGTGGAGAATTACAAAGAGTGGCACTGTGCTTATGTCTTGGCAAG TTATTATAG